The Pseudomonas kermanshahensis genome includes a window with the following:
- the urtC gene encoding urea ABC transporter permease subunit UrtC has protein sequence MNQPLLVTASQKAGPRLSLAIGAVVVLLLLALPLLSLLPADHALQVSAYTLTLVGKILCYAIVALALDLVWGYAGLLSLGHGLFFALGGYAMGMYLMRQAAGDGLPGFMTFLSWTELPWYWAGTQHFAWALCLVVLAPGLLALVFGFFAFRSRIKGVYFSIMTQALTFAGMLLFFRNETGFGGNNGFTSFRTILGFDIAAQGTRAVLFLLTVGLLLASLYLCWRLTQSKFGRLLTAVRDAENRLMFCGYDPRGFKLLVWVLSAVLCGLAGALYVPQVGIINPSEMSPTNSIEAAVWVALGGRGTLIGPLLGAGLVNGMKSWFTVAFPEFWLFFLGALFILVTLYLPKGVVGLLKKRSQP, from the coding sequence ATGAACCAGCCACTGCTTGTCACCGCTTCGCAAAAAGCCGGGCCGCGCCTGTCGCTGGCCATCGGCGCTGTCGTCGTCCTGCTGTTGCTGGCCCTGCCGCTGCTGTCGTTATTGCCGGCGGACCATGCCCTGCAGGTTTCGGCCTACACCCTGACACTGGTCGGCAAGATCCTCTGCTATGCCATCGTCGCCCTGGCCCTGGACCTGGTCTGGGGCTATGCCGGGCTGCTGTCGCTGGGCCACGGCCTGTTCTTCGCCCTCGGTGGCTACGCCATGGGCATGTACCTGATGCGCCAGGCCGCCGGGGACGGGCTGCCGGGTTTCATGACCTTCCTGTCGTGGACCGAACTGCCTTGGTACTGGGCCGGTACTCAGCATTTTGCCTGGGCGCTGTGCCTGGTGGTGCTGGCGCCGGGCCTGCTGGCGCTGGTGTTCGGCTTTTTCGCCTTCCGTTCGCGGATCAAGGGCGTGTACTTCTCGATCATGACCCAGGCCCTGACCTTTGCCGGCATGCTGCTGTTCTTCCGTAACGAAACCGGGTTTGGCGGCAACAACGGCTTCACCAGCTTCCGCACCATCCTGGGCTTCGACATCGCCGCGCAAGGCACCCGCGCGGTGCTGTTCCTGCTCACTGTCGGCCTGCTGCTGGCCAGCCTGTACCTGTGTTGGCGCCTGACCCAAAGCAAATTCGGCCGCCTGCTCACCGCCGTGCGCGACGCTGAAAACCGCCTGATGTTCTGCGGCTACGACCCACGCGGTTTCAAGCTGCTGGTGTGGGTGCTGAGCGCCGTGCTGTGCGGCCTTGCCGGTGCGCTGTACGTGCCTCAAGTGGGCATCATCAACCCCAGCGAGATGTCGCCGACCAACTCCATCGAGGCCGCCGTGTGGGTCGCCCTTGGCGGGCGTGGCACGTTGATTGGCCCGCTGCTCGGCGCTGGCCTGGTCAACGGCATGAAGAGCTGGTTCACCGTGGCCTTCCCGGAGTTCTGGCTGTTCTTCCTCGGTGCGCTGTTCATTCTCGTCACCCTGTACCTGCCCAAGGGCGTGGTCGGTCTGTTGAAGAAAAGGAGCCAACCATGA
- the urtD gene encoding urea ABC transporter ATP-binding protein UrtD encodes MRGVPPVHPEFMLEPVFDNLGAGRDAIGLGSRRTAGLDTRHGTVLSLEDISVSFDGFKALNALNLYIGVGELRCIIGPNGAGKTTMMDVITGKTRPDTGSAFFGDTLDLTRMSEYQIAQAGIGRKFQKPTVFEALTVFENLELALKTDKSVWASLAARLSGEQQQRIDEVLTTLRLQSLAQRQAGLLSHGQKQFLEIGMLLVQEPQLLLLDEPVAGMTDAETEFTAELFKGLAGKHSLMVVEHDMGFVGSIADHVTVLHQGSVLAEGSLEQVQADERVVEVYLGR; translated from the coding sequence ATGAGAGGCGTGCCCCCTGTGCATCCAGAATTCATGCTTGAACCGGTGTTCGACAACCTCGGCGCCGGCCGCGACGCCATCGGCCTGGGCAGCCGCCGTACAGCGGGCCTGGACACCCGCCATGGCACGGTGCTGAGCCTGGAAGACATCAGCGTCAGCTTCGATGGTTTCAAGGCCCTCAACGCGCTCAACCTGTACATCGGCGTCGGTGAACTGCGCTGCATCATTGGCCCCAACGGTGCCGGCAAGACCACGATGATGGACGTGATCACCGGCAAGACCCGCCCCGACACCGGCAGCGCGTTCTTTGGCGACACCCTCGACCTGACCCGCATGAGCGAATACCAGATCGCCCAGGCCGGCATCGGCCGCAAGTTCCAGAAGCCGACGGTGTTCGAAGCACTGACCGTGTTCGAGAACCTGGAGCTGGCCCTGAAGACTGACAAGTCGGTGTGGGCCAGCCTGGCCGCGCGGTTGAGTGGTGAGCAACAGCAGCGCATCGACGAGGTGCTCACCACCTTGCGCCTGCAATCCCTGGCGCAGCGCCAGGCGGGGTTGCTGTCTCACGGCCAGAAGCAGTTCCTGGAGATCGGCATGTTGCTGGTGCAAGAACCACAACTGCTGCTGCTCGATGAACCGGTGGCCGGCATGACCGACGCCGAGACCGAGTTCACCGCCGAACTGTTCAAGGGCCTGGCCGGCAAGCATTCGCTGATGGTGGTGGAGCACGACATGGGGTTTGTCGGGAGCATTGCCGACCATGTGACCGTGCTGCACCAAGGTAGCGTGCTGGCGGAGGGGTCGCTGGAGCAGGTGCAGGCGGATGAGCGCGTGGTCGAGGTGTACCTGGGCCGATGA
- the urtE gene encoding urea ABC transporter ATP-binding subunit UrtE, with product MLKIDTLHQYYGGSHILRGLSFEAKVGEVTCLLGRNGVGKTTLLRCLMGLVAAREGSVEWEGKPITTLKPQQRVHAGIAYVPQGREIFPRLTVEENLLMGLSRFPAREAREVPAFIYELFPVLEQMKQRRGGDLSGGQQQQLAIGRALASRPRLLILDEPTEGIQPSVIKEIGAVIRRLAERGDMAILLVEQFYDFAEELADQYLVMARGEIIQRGRGENMQAEGVRGLVTI from the coding sequence ATGCTCAAGATTGACACCCTGCACCAATACTACGGCGGCAGCCACATCCTGCGCGGCCTGTCCTTCGAGGCCAAGGTCGGCGAAGTCACCTGCCTGCTGGGCCGCAACGGCGTGGGCAAGACCACCCTGCTGCGCTGCCTGATGGGCCTGGTCGCCGCCCGCGAAGGCAGCGTCGAATGGGAAGGCAAGCCGATCACCACGCTCAAGCCCCAGCAACGGGTCCACGCCGGCATCGCCTACGTGCCCCAAGGCCGCGAGATCTTCCCGCGGCTGACCGTGGAAGAAAACCTGCTGATGGGCCTGTCGCGCTTTCCCGCCCGCGAGGCCCGCGAAGTGCCCGCCTTCATCTACGAGCTGTTCCCGGTACTGGAACAGATGAAACAGCGCCGCGGCGGCGACTTGTCTGGGGGCCAGCAGCAGCAACTTGCCATTGGCCGTGCCCTGGCCAGCCGCCCGCGCCTGCTGATTCTCGACGAGCCCACCGAAGGCATCCAGCCCTCGGTGATCAAGGAAATCGGCGCGGTCATCCGGCGCCTGGCCGAGCGTGGCGACATGGCCATCCTGCTGGTCGAGCAGTTCTACGACTTTGCCGAAGAACTGGCCGACCAGTACCTGGTGATGGCGCGTGGCGAGATCATCCAGCGTGGGCGTGGTGAAAACATGCAAGCCGAGGGTGTACGCGGGCTGGTAACCATTTAA
- a CDS encoding GNAT family N-acetyltransferase, which translates to MSHEIRDALPADVPGILDIYNDAVRNTTAIWNETPVDLANRQAWFEARAQQGYPILVAVDETGVLGYASFGDWRPFEGFRHTVEHSVYIRGDQRGKGLGPVLMAALIERARGCGKHVMVAAIESGNAASVRLHERLGFVVTGQMPQVGVKFGRWLDLTFMQLVLNPGAEPA; encoded by the coding sequence ATGAGCCACGAAATCCGCGACGCCTTGCCCGCCGACGTGCCGGGTATCCTCGACATCTACAACGACGCCGTGCGCAACACCACGGCGATCTGGAACGAAACCCCGGTGGACCTGGCCAACCGCCAGGCCTGGTTCGAGGCCAGGGCACAACAGGGCTACCCGATCCTGGTGGCAGTGGATGAGACCGGCGTGCTGGGGTATGCATCGTTCGGCGACTGGCGGCCGTTCGAGGGTTTTCGCCATACCGTCGAGCACTCGGTGTATATCCGTGGCGACCAGCGCGGCAAGGGTTTGGGGCCGGTGTTGATGGCCGCGTTGATCGAGCGTGCGCGGGGCTGTGGCAAGCACGTGATGGTGGCAGCGATCGAAAGTGGCAATGCGGCGTCGGTACGCCTGCATGAGCGGCTGGGGTTCGTGGTGACCGGGCAGATGCCGCAGGTGGGGGTGAAGTTTGGGCGGTGGCTGGACCTGACCTTCATGCAACTGGTGCTGAACCCGGGGGCTGAGCCCGCTTAA
- a CDS encoding chaperone modulator CbpM gives MSSTLIVQLDMRTLCQEADITADYVIEIVEHGIVEPSGRTPEDWLFDDQAPLLAKRAAKLHQELELEWEGVALALELLQEVQQLRSENSMLKQRLGRFIQM, from the coding sequence ATGAGCAGCACCTTGATCGTTCAACTGGACATGCGCACCCTCTGCCAGGAGGCCGATATTACGGCCGACTACGTGATCGAAATAGTCGAACACGGCATCGTCGAACCCTCTGGGCGAACGCCCGAGGATTGGTTGTTCGACGATCAGGCGCCGCTTTTGGCCAAGCGTGCGGCGAAGCTGCACCAAGAGTTGGAACTGGAGTGGGAAGGCGTGGCGCTGGCGCTGGAGCTGCTGCAGGAAGTGCAGCAGTTGCGCAGTGAGAACAGCATGCTGAAGCAGCGCTTAGGTAGGTTTATCCAGATGTGA
- the cbpA gene encoding curved DNA-binding protein codes for MDFKDYYKILGVEPTADDKAIKAAYRKLARKYHPDVSKERDAEDKFKEANEAYEVLGDAQKRAEFDEIRKYGGQHGRPFQAPPGWENRGGGAGGGFEGGDFSDFFSSIFGARGGNPFGGARQQRSAGRRGQDVELELAVFLEETLSKESKQISFQVPQTNAAGQRTGFTTKTLNVKIPAGVTDGERIRLKGQGAPGSGGGPNGDLFLTIRMAPHPLFDVEGHDLIITVPLAPWEAALGTKVAVPTLDGKINLTIRPDSQSGQRLRVPGKGLANKQGERGNLYAQLKVVMPTASDESTRELWAKLSEKAAFNPRAQWSK; via the coding sequence ATGGACTTCAAAGACTATTACAAGATACTTGGCGTAGAGCCCACGGCGGATGATAAGGCGATCAAGGCCGCGTACCGCAAGCTGGCGCGCAAGTATCACCCCGATGTCAGCAAGGAGCGCGACGCCGAGGACAAGTTCAAAGAGGCCAACGAGGCCTACGAAGTGCTGGGCGACGCGCAGAAACGTGCCGAATTCGACGAAATCCGCAAGTACGGCGGCCAGCATGGCCGGCCGTTCCAGGCGCCGCCGGGCTGGGAAAACCGGGGCGGTGGTGCTGGTGGTGGTTTCGAAGGTGGCGACTTCTCCGACTTCTTCAGCTCGATTTTTGGCGCGCGCGGGGGCAACCCCTTTGGTGGCGCCCGGCAACAGCGCAGTGCAGGCAGGCGAGGGCAGGACGTGGAGCTGGAACTGGCGGTTTTCCTTGAGGAGACCCTGAGCAAGGAGTCCAAGCAGATCAGCTTCCAGGTGCCGCAAACCAATGCTGCCGGGCAGCGCACCGGGTTCACCACCAAGACCCTGAACGTCAAGATCCCTGCCGGGGTGACCGACGGCGAGCGCATTCGCCTCAAGGGCCAGGGTGCGCCGGGCAGTGGCGGCGGGCCCAATGGCGACCTGTTCCTGACCATCCGCATGGCACCGCATCCGCTGTTCGATGTCGAAGGTCATGACTTGATCATCACCGTGCCATTGGCACCGTGGGAGGCTGCGCTGGGCACCAAGGTGGCGGTGCCGACCCTGGACGGCAAGATCAACCTGACCATCCGCCCCGACAGCCAGAGCGGCCAACGCCTGCGGGTACCGGGCAAGGGCCTGGCCAACAAGCAGGGCGAGCGCGGCAACCTCTACGCGCAGCTGAAAGTGGTGATGCCGACGGCATCCGACGAGTCTACCCGTGAACTGTGGGCCAAGCTTTCCGAGAAGGCCGCGTTCAACCCGAGGGCACAATGGAGTAAGTGA
- a CDS encoding Hsp70 family protein, producing MSDVSPARALGIDFGTSNSTVGWHRPGTESLIALEDGKITLPSVVFFNIEERRPVYGRLALHEYLEGYEGRLMRSLKSLLGSKLIKHDTSVLGSALPFKDLLGMFIGELKKRAETAAERSFDQVVLGRPVFFVDEDPAADQEAEDTLADVARKIGFKDVSFQYEPIAAAFDYESSISREELVLIVDIGGGTSDFTLIRLSPERHLVAERQSDILATGGVHIGGTDFDKQLSLQGVMPLFGYGSRMKSGALMPTSYHLNLATWHTINALYSQKSQLALGNMRYDIEDTLGIDRLFKLIEQRAGHWLAMEVEASKIELTEHDSRHIDLRRVEPELTAELTRAVFEAAIEGLLERVRGSVSELLNKAGVSEGQVDTVFFTGGSSGIPALRNSVAAMLPNARHVEGNIFGSIGSGLAIEARKRYGSI from the coding sequence ATGTCTGACGTATCCCCGGCCCGCGCCCTGGGCATCGACTTTGGCACCTCTAACTCCACGGTCGGCTGGCACCGCCCTGGTACTGAGTCGCTGATCGCCCTGGAAGACGGCAAGATCACCCTGCCTTCGGTGGTCTTCTTCAACATCGAGGAGCGTCGCCCGGTGTATGGTCGCCTGGCGTTGCACGAATACCTGGAAGGCTACGAAGGCCGCCTGATGCGCTCGCTCAAGAGCCTGCTCGGCTCCAAGCTGATCAAGCACGACACCAGCGTGCTGGGCAGCGCCCTGCCGTTCAAGGACCTGCTGGGCATGTTTATCGGCGAGCTGAAAAAGCGCGCTGAAACCGCCGCCGAGCGCAGCTTCGATCAGGTGGTGCTGGGCCGTCCGGTGTTTTTCGTCGATGAAGACCCGGCCGCCGACCAGGAAGCCGAGGACACCTTGGCCGACGTGGCACGCAAGATCGGCTTCAAGGACGTGTCGTTCCAGTACGAACCGATTGCCGCAGCCTTCGACTACGAGTCGAGCATCAGCCGTGAAGAGTTGGTACTGATCGTCGATATCGGCGGTGGTACCTCCGACTTTACCCTGATCCGCCTGTCGCCCGAGCGCCACCTGGTGGCAGAACGCCAAAGCGACATTCTCGCCACCGGCGGCGTGCACATTGGCGGTACCGACTTCGACAAGCAACTGAGCCTGCAGGGCGTGATGCCGCTGTTCGGCTATGGCAGCCGGATGAAGAGCGGTGCGCTGATGCCGACCAGCTATCACCTCAACCTGGCCACCTGGCACACGATCAACGCCCTGTATTCGCAGAAGTCCCAGCTGGCCCTGGGCAACATGCGCTACGACATCGAAGACACCCTGGGCATCGACCGCTTGTTCAAGTTGATCGAACAGCGCGCCGGCCACTGGCTGGCGATGGAAGTGGAAGCCAGCAAGATCGAGCTGACCGAGCACGACAGCCGCCATATCGACCTGCGCCGGGTAGAGCCGGAGCTGACAGCGGAGCTGACCCGTGCCGTGTTCGAAGCGGCAATCGAAGGCCTGCTGGAGCGCGTGCGCGGCAGCGTCAGCGAGCTGCTGAACAAGGCGGGCGTCAGCGAAGGGCAGGTGGATACCGTCTTCTTCACCGGGGGTTCGAGCGGGATCCCGGCGCTGCGTAACAGCGTGGCGGCGATGCTGCCCAATGCCCGGCATGTGGAAGGCAACATCTTCGGCAGCATTGGTAGCGGATTGGCGATTGAGGCGCGTAAGCGCTACGGCTCGATCTGA
- a CDS encoding AI-2E family transporter: MTFTPRQVTLASWIIVFAGLLLALPLKLLPSLLAGLLVFELVNMLTPRLQPLIAGQRARWLAVALLGTLVVTTLTLLIAGAFSFLLHEAENPGASLDKFMALVERARGQLPPFIEGYLPASAAEFKVAIGDWLKSHLGELQLVGKGMAHMFVTLLIGMILGAIVALQRIPDISRRKPLAAALFERLSLLVQAFRNIVFAQIKISLLNTTFTGLFLAVVLPLFGVHLPLTKTLIVLTFLLGLLPVIGNLMSNTLITIVGLSLSIWVALAALGYLIVIHKVEYFLNARIVGGQISAKSWELLLAMLVFEAAFGLPGVVAGPIYYAYLKSELRRAELV; the protein is encoded by the coding sequence ATGACTTTCACCCCCCGCCAGGTCACCCTGGCCAGCTGGATCATCGTGTTTGCCGGCCTGCTGCTGGCGTTGCCCCTGAAGTTGCTGCCGAGCCTGCTAGCCGGTTTGCTGGTGTTCGAACTGGTCAACATGCTGACGCCACGGTTGCAGCCGCTGATCGCCGGGCAACGTGCGCGTTGGCTGGCCGTGGCCCTGCTCGGCACGTTGGTGGTTACCACCCTGACCCTGCTGATCGCCGGCGCGTTCAGCTTCCTGCTGCACGAGGCAGAAAACCCCGGGGCTTCGCTGGACAAGTTCATGGCCCTGGTCGAGCGGGCCCGTGGGCAGTTGCCGCCGTTCATCGAAGGCTACCTGCCGGCCAGTGCCGCCGAGTTTAAAGTGGCCATCGGTGACTGGCTCAAGAGCCACCTGGGTGAGCTGCAATTGGTGGGCAAGGGCATGGCGCACATGTTCGTCACCTTGCTGATCGGCATGATCCTTGGCGCCATCGTTGCCCTGCAGCGCATCCCTGACATCTCGCGACGCAAGCCGTTGGCGGCAGCGCTGTTCGAACGCCTGAGCCTGCTGGTGCAGGCGTTTCGCAACATTGTCTTCGCGCAGATCAAGATTTCGCTGCTCAACACCACCTTCACCGGCCTCTTCCTGGCCGTGGTGCTGCCGCTGTTCGGTGTGCACCTGCCGCTGACCAAGACACTGATCGTGCTGACCTTCCTGCTCGGGCTGCTGCCGGTGATCGGCAACCTGATGTCCAACACCCTGATCACCATTGTCGGGTTGTCGTTGTCGATCTGGGTGGCGCTGGCGGCGTTGGGCTATCTGATCGTTATCCACAAGGTCGAGTACTTCCTCAACGCGCGGATCGTCGGCGGGCAGATCAGTGCCAAGTCGTGGGAGCTGTTGCTGGCGATGCTGGTGTTCGAGGCGGCCTTCGGCTTGCCGGGGGTGGTGGCGGGGCCGATCTACTATGCCTACCTGAAGAGTGAGCTGCGGCGGGCGGAGCTGGTCTGA
- a CDS encoding PsiF family protein, which yields MKLLQMPLLVLAVLFSAQGFAATAQQEKMTSCNADATAKALKGDERKAFMSNCLKKSVPATQQEKMKTCNADASTKALKGDERKAFMSDCLKKK from the coding sequence ATGAAGCTGTTGCAAATGCCACTGCTGGTGTTGGCTGTGTTGTTCAGCGCGCAAGGGTTCGCCGCCACCGCGCAACAGGAAAAGATGACCTCGTGTAACGCCGACGCCACCGCCAAGGCGCTCAAGGGCGACGAACGCAAGGCGTTCATGAGCAACTGCCTGAAGAAGAGCGTGCCTGCCACCCAGCAGGAAAAGATGAAGACCTGCAACGCCGACGCCAGCACCAAGGCACTCAAGGGTGACGAGCGCAAAGCGTTCATGAGCGACTGCCTGAAGAAGAAATGA
- a CDS encoding AraC family transcriptional regulator, with protein MPRKYLDIPGFDQLPAPVYFRHDEFGADTHSAPHRHTWGQLNYAAHGVMHLDVEGQRFLSPPHYAVWVPPGTEHGCYNPQAIVYRSVYLARSLCADLPQQPCSLVISDILKAILGDFARRDLKVAQDERDQRLVQVLLDQLLLAPTQTCYLPFARSEGLGQVLDALSHAPGDNRPLADWAAQVHVSERTLARQFLRELGISFGEWRLRLRFLRAIEALEAGLPIQAIAFDLGYSSGSAFIAMFQRQAHCTPEQYRRQSRAEL; from the coding sequence ATGCCGCGCAAATACCTCGACATCCCCGGCTTCGACCAACTCCCGGCGCCGGTGTACTTCCGCCATGACGAATTTGGCGCCGACACCCACAGCGCGCCACACCGCCACACCTGGGGCCAACTGAACTACGCGGCCCACGGCGTCATGCACCTGGACGTTGAAGGCCAGCGCTTTCTCTCGCCGCCGCACTACGCCGTCTGGGTGCCGCCGGGCACCGAGCATGGCTGTTACAACCCCCAGGCCATCGTCTACCGCTCGGTCTACCTGGCGCGCAGCCTGTGCGCCGACCTGCCGCAACAACCGTGCAGCCTGGTCATCAGCGACATCCTCAAGGCCATCCTTGGCGACTTCGCCCGGCGTGACCTGAAGGTGGCGCAAGATGAACGCGACCAGCGCCTGGTGCAGGTACTGCTCGACCAGTTGCTGCTGGCCCCGACCCAAACCTGCTACCTGCCCTTCGCCCGCAGCGAGGGCCTGGGCCAGGTGCTCGACGCCTTGAGCCACGCCCCGGGAGACAACCGCCCGCTGGCCGACTGGGCCGCGCAGGTGCATGTCAGCGAACGTACTCTGGCCCGCCAGTTTCTTCGCGAACTGGGCATCAGTTTCGGTGAATGGCGCCTGCGCCTGCGCTTTTTACGCGCCATCGAGGCGCTGGAAGCGGGCTTGCCGATTCAGGCCATTGCCTTCGACCTTGGCTACAGCAGCGGCTCGGCCTTCATCGCCATGTTCCAACGCCAGGCCCACTGCACGCCGGAGCAGTACCGGCGCCAGTCGCGGGCTGAGCTGTAA